From one Rhodopirellula islandica genomic stretch:
- a CDS encoding UvrB/UvrC motif-containing protein, producing MKRARHLDDLLRSWEFDPTSLNVRLIKGKDDRDVIQMRVDMGILQLETTGRPDGELIESSETYLQHLQMNRLGNPDAELSEKDCNEIDREFMQFYHRRICWLRLQFYHRAVMDADHTLRLMDLCDEMSDDPEWISSHEQYRPFVLFHRTQAEALGELEENTPEEAIQAINRGLDTLREFFIKHEAEEHFDEDELIVRLVDLRESLRNEYSVGQTLRERLDAAVQEEKYELAAQLRDELTRRETH from the coding sequence TCGACCCCACTTCGCTCAACGTCCGTCTGATCAAGGGCAAAGATGATCGCGACGTCATCCAGATGCGAGTCGACATGGGCATCCTCCAGCTGGAAACGACCGGCCGGCCGGACGGCGAATTGATCGAGTCCAGCGAAACGTATTTGCAGCACCTGCAAATGAATCGCTTGGGAAACCCCGACGCGGAACTTTCCGAAAAAGACTGCAATGAAATCGATCGCGAATTCATGCAGTTCTATCACCGCCGAATCTGCTGGCTGCGGCTGCAGTTTTACCACCGCGCCGTGATGGACGCTGATCACACGTTGCGATTGATGGATTTGTGCGACGAAATGTCTGACGATCCCGAGTGGATCTCATCGCACGAGCAATATCGCCCGTTTGTGCTGTTTCATCGCACTCAAGCGGAGGCTCTCGGCGAACTGGAAGAAAACACTCCCGAGGAAGCCATCCAGGCGATCAATCGTGGGCTGGACACGCTGCGTGAATTTTTTATCAAACACGAGGCCGAAGAGCACTTCGACGAAGACGAATTGATCGTGCGATTGGTTGACCTTCGCGAATCGCTTCGCAACGAGTACTCGGTCGGACAAACGTTGCGGGAACGCTTGGACGCGGCTGTTCAAGAAGAGAAATACGAGTTGGCAGCTCAATTGCGTGACGAGCTGACTCGTCGCGAAACCCACTGA